Genomic segment of Pseudomonas sp. DY-1:
AGCTGGACTGGTTCAATCGTGCCGGCCTCAAGGAACCCAACCTCGGCGACCTGCTCGACCTGGTGGCGTTGGGCAGCGTCGCCGACGTGGTGCCCCTGGACGCCAACAACCGCATCCTCGTGCACCAGGGCTTGGCGCGCATCCGCGCCGGCCGTGCCCGTGCCGGCCTCAAGGCGATCCTCGAAGTTGCCGGGCGTCCGGCAGGGCGCATCACCTCGACCGACCTCGGCTTCATCCTCGGTCCCCGCCTGAACGCTGCCGGCCGCCTGGACGACATGAGCCTGGGCATCGAATGCCTGCTTTGCGAAGACGAGGCCCTGGCCCGCGACATGGCCGTGCAACTGGACCAGCTCAACCAGGACCGCAAGGCCATCGAGCAGGGCATGCAGCGCGAGGCGCTGGCGCAACTGAAGAACCTGCCTATCGAAGACATGCCATTCGGGCTCTGCGTATTCGAGCCGGACTGGCACCAGGGCGTGATTGGCATCCTCGCCTCGCGCCTGAAGGAGCGCTACCACCGTCCGACCATTGCCTTCGCCGATGCTGGCGACGGTCTGCTCAAGGGCTCGGCACGCTCAGTGCCGGGCTTCCACATCCGTGACGCGCTGGATGCCGTCGCCGCCCGCCATCCGGGTCTGATCAGCAAGTTCGGTGGTCACGCCATGGCCGCTGGCTTGTCCCTGCCTGTGGAAAACTTTGGTGCCTTCGCTGCCGCGTTCGACGCCGAGACCCGCCGGCAGCTCGATGAAGACGACCTCACCGGCCGCCTGCTTTCCGACGGTCAACTGAGTATCGAGGAGTTCCACCTGGAGCTTGCCCGTGCCCTACGCCTGGCCGGCCCCTGGGGCCAGCACTTCCCCGAGCCGCTGTTCCATGGCGTATTCCAGATCGTCCAACAGCGCCTGGTCGGCGAGCGCCATCTGAAGCTGGTGCTGAAAAGTGAATGCGGTTCGGTGCAACTGGACGGCATCGCCTTCAACATCGACCGCGAGCAATGGCCCAACGCCAGCGTCCGCTGGGCCGAAGTGGCCTACAAGCTGGACGTCAACGAATACCGTGGCCAGGAAAGCGTGCAGCTGATGGTCGCTCACATCGCCCCGCGTTGACGCGAATGGTTGTGGGGACGAATTCATTGGCTATGCCTGCGTTTGGTGTTGCAAGCAGCTGCATTGCCCGTAGGAGTTGGCTTGCCAGCGAATGGCCCCGTATCGCTGGCAAGCCAGTTCCTACAAGCCTCTTGGCCCGCTGGTCAATCTCTCGCAACAGCTAGCGCAGACCCGCGAGGCAGACCTTCGGTCTGCTTGGCGATTGAAATCGCCCGCACTTGCTCATCCGTCACCCCGTCCGCGCAAACCTCCGATCCGGGTCTACGCTGATCCAGTCCTGCGCCCCCGAGAAAAAAATTTCGGCCTGTTGTCGATCTCGTCGATTCCCCATCGACCATTAAGCACAGTCAGCAGGCAACGGTCGCAGGCTGATGTTCATGCAACCCAACAGGAGAACAACAATGCGCTTCATGGTGATTGTCAAAGCAACCAAGGAATCGGAAGCGGGCATCATGCCCAGCACGGAACTGCTCACGGCCATGGGCCAGTACAACGAAGAGCTCGTCAACGCCGGCATCCTGCTTGCTGGTGAGGGACTGCATCCCAGTTCAAAAGGAGCGCGAGTCGTGTTCAAGGG
This window contains:
- the recJ gene encoding single-stranded-DNA-specific exonuclease RecJ yields the protein MRIEHRVLPDVLPDLGELPPLLTRLYAARGVQSVAELDKSLARLIPYQQLKGIDAAVELLVEALEKRQRILYVGDFDADGATASSVGVLGLRMLGAFHVDYLVPNRFEYGYGLTPEIVAVALTRQPDLLVTVDNGISSVEGVAAAKAAGLKVLVTDHHLPGPELPAADAIVNPNQPGCDFPSKSLAGVGVIFYVLMALRARLRELDWFNRAGLKEPNLGDLLDLVALGSVADVVPLDANNRILVHQGLARIRAGRARAGLKAILEVAGRPAGRITSTDLGFILGPRLNAAGRLDDMSLGIECLLCEDEALARDMAVQLDQLNQDRKAIEQGMQREALAQLKNLPIEDMPFGLCVFEPDWHQGVIGILASRLKERYHRPTIAFADAGDGLLKGSARSVPGFHIRDALDAVAARHPGLISKFGGHAMAAGLSLPVENFGAFAAAFDAETRRQLDEDDLTGRLLSDGQLSIEEFHLELARALRLAGPWGQHFPEPLFHGVFQIVQQRLVGERHLKLVLKSECGSVQLDGIAFNIDREQWPNASVRWAEVAYKLDVNEYRGQESVQLMVAHIAPR